A single region of the Vicia villosa cultivar HV-30 ecotype Madison, WI linkage group LG4, Vvil1.0, whole genome shotgun sequence genome encodes:
- the LOC131599227 gene encoding deSI-like protein At4g17486: MGTKSNFNSTSQSQRENTNNKDNNNTNVVLNVYDLTPLNNYLYWLGFGIFHSGIQVHGKEYGFGAHDFPSSGVFEVEPRKCPGFMYRTSVSLGQVNMHPSEFRTFIENMASEYHGDTYHLISKNCNHFTDDISGRLTGKRLPGWVNRLARIGSLCSCLLPDSIQVTTVKQLPEYHSEDEVTDSLSTATPGESMELDDEQAKCLLSPLATTEDVAFVKEAQVK, translated from the exons ATGGGGACGAAGAGCAActtcaattctacatcccaatcTCAAAGAGAAAATACAAATAACAaagacaacaacaacaccaatgtTGTGTTGAATGTCTATGATCTCACCCCTCTCAATAATTACTTATATTGGTTGGGATTTGGAATCTTTCACTCTGGTATTCAAG TACATGGTAAGGAGTATGGATTTGGAGCTCATGACTTCCCATCAAGTGGAGTATTTGAAGTGGAGCCAAGGAAGTGCCCTGGATTTATGTACAGAACTTCTGTCTCTTTGGGCCAAGTAAACATGCATCCTTCCGAGTTTCGGACATTTATTGAGAACATGGCTAGTGAGTATCATGGAGATACCTATCACCTTATATCTAAGAACTGCAATCATTTCACAGATGATATCTCAGGTAGATTGACAGGAAAACGCCTCCCTGGTTGGGTTAATCGACTCGCTAGGATAG GTTCCTTATGTAGCTGTCTACTTCCTGATAGTATTCAAGTAACTACGGTTAAACAGCTACCTGAATACCATTCTG AAGATGAAGTTACTGATTCTCTATCAACTGCCACGCCTGGTGAATCAATGGAATTAGATGATGAACAAGCAAAATGCCTTCTCTCACCTCTCGCTACCACAGAAGATGTTGCTTTTGTTAAAGAGGCTCAAGTAAAATGA
- the LOC131597309 gene encoding uncharacterized protein LOC131597309, with product MGNCNDLLSQNDKQGVNPHPNWLCNGFQEVVGDCDLTDIPLEGYPFTSTKSRGTPHMIGERLDRSLITSEWLRLFPSAKLLNLTVSRSDHSPILLCCHPMQSRHKIRSFKFENWWLEEEGVAKVVHDGWTAVANHSVVERIADCASDLERWNIMRVRQNKEERESIRAKLELYRGSNDLMTVAHYMEANNEYNKVLIREDTYWCQRAKTHWLRDNDLNTQFFQRSASNRQNFQKIKMLKDGAQVEIRDHEGMFGVAKRYFDTLFEARAGTYESVLNLVHPVITNVDNVLLIALVLKEELYEALIQMHPDKSPGPDGFNPTFYQNF from the coding sequence ATGGGTAACTGTAATGATTTACTGTCTCAAAATGATAAACAAGGGGTAAATCCCCATCCTAATTGGTTGTGTAATGGGTTTCAAGAAGTTGTGGGTGATTGTGATCTTACAGATATTCCTTTGGAGGGGTATCCATTTACCTCGACGAAGAGTAGAGGCACACCGCATATGATCGGGGAAAGGTTGGATAGATCCCTTATTACTTCCGAGTGGTTGCGGTTGTTTCCTTCAGCTAAGTTACTCAATCTTACAGTCTCCCGTTCGGATCACTCCCCAATTCTGCTTTGCTGTCACCCGATGCAAAGTCGACACAAGATTAGGAGCTTCAAGTTTGAAAATTGGTGGTTGGAAGAAGAAGGGGTGGCAAAGGTGGTGCATGATGGTTGGACTGCTGTAGCTAATCATTCTGTAGTGGAGAGAATTGCGGACTGCGCCTCTGACTTGGAGCGTTGGAACATAATGCGAGTTAGGCAGAATAAGGAGGAGAGGGAGAGTATTCGCGCAAAGCTGGAGTTGTACCGTGGTAGTAATGATCTGATGACTGTAGCTCATTACATGGAAGCCAATAATGAGTATAATAAAGTTCTAATTCGTGAAGACACTTACTGGTGTCAACGGGCGAAGACGCATTGGCTTCGGGACAATGATCTCAATACTCAGTTCTTTCAACGGTCCGCTTCAAATCGTCAAAATTTCCagaaaatcaaaatgcttaaAGATGGGGCACAAGTAGAGATTCGTGATCATGAAGGAATGTTTGGAGTTGCAAAGCGTTATTTTGATACTTTGTTTGAAGCTAGGGCTGGAACGTATGAGTCGGTGTTAAACTTGGTACATCCTGTTATTACTAATGTTGATAATGTGCTCCTTATAGCTCTTGTTTTAAAAGAGGAACTTTATGAGGCGTTGATTCAAATGCACCCAGATAAGTCCCCTGGTCCGGATGGTTTTAATCCAACATTTTATCAGAACTTCTAG
- the LOC131594871 gene encoding uncharacterized protein LOC131594871 — translation MNFAAPSLGSVGGRSAARAFEFGRTYVVRPKGKHQATIVWLHGLGDNGSSWSQLLETLPLPNIKWICPTAPTRPMSVFGGFPSTAWFDVEELSENAPDDLEGLDASAAHVANLLSTEPADIKLGVGGFSMGAATALYSASCFTAGKYGNGNAYPANISAAVGLSGWLPCSKTLSNKLQGVDEATRRAQSFPILMCHGKGDDVVPYKFGEKSSKCLSSNGFQDVTFKAYNGLGHYTIPEETDHVCAWLTSKLGLEGNAA, via the exons ATGAACTTTGCTGCACCATCACTTGGTTCTGTTG GTGGTAGATCTGCTGCAAGAGCATTTGAGTTTGGAAGAACCTATGTAGTCAGGCCTAAAGGTAAACACCAAGCAACCATAGTTTGGTTGCATGGCCTCGGGGATAATGGCTCCAG TTGGTCCCAGTTATTAGAGACCCTTCCTCTTCCCAAT ATTAAATGGATATGTCCAACTGCTCCTACTCGACCAATGTCTGTATTTGGTGGCTTTCCTTCTACAGCAT GGTTTGATGTGGAAGAGCTTTCTGAAAACGCTCCCGATGATCTTGAAGGTTTGGATGCTTCCGCAGCACATGTTGCCAATTTGTTGTCTACAGAGCCCGCAGACA TTAAGCTTGGTGTTGGAGGGTTTAGCATGGGAGCAGCTACTGCCCTTTACTCTGCATCCTGCTTTACTGCTGGAAAATATGGGAATGGCAATGCTTATCCGGCCAACATAAGTGCAGCTGTTGGTTTAAGTGgctggcttccatgttcaaa GACTTTGAGTAACAAGTTACAAGGTGTAGATGAAGCTACAAGGCGTGCTCAGTCTTTTCCCATTTTGATGTGTCACGGAAAAG GTGATGATGTGGTTCCATACAAGTTTGGTGAGAAATCGTCGAAATGCTTAAGTTCTAATGGATTTCAGGATGTAACTTTTAAAGCTTATAATGG GCTTGGCCACTACACAATTCCAGAAGAGACGGATCATGTTTGTGCTTGGCTAACATCAAAACTGGGACTTGAGGGCAATGCTGCCTAG